The Halomonas sp. KG2 genome segment CGCTGGCAGCAGAGCAGCCAGGGCATTATGACATCGTAACCTGCATGGAAATGCTTGAGCATGTACCTGACCCCGCCTCGGTCATTCGTGCTTGCAGTGAGCTGGTTCGCCCTGGGGGTTATGTTTTCTTCTCGACCCTAAATCGCACCCCTAAATCGTATGCTTTTGCGATTTTAGGTGCTGAGTATGTGCTTAAACTATTGCCGCGCGGCACCCATGATTATGCAAAATTTATCCGCCCTTCTGAGATGGCCGCATGGGCAAGAGCCTCCGATCTTGAGATTAACGAACAAACGGGGCTGACCTATAACCCGCTGACTCGCCACTACCGCTTGGTCGCAAATGATGTATCGGTCAATTACATGATGTATTGCCGGAAAGCGAGCGAATAAATGTCAACATCAATACCTGAAGCCATACTGTTTGATTTAGACGGAACTCTTGTTGACACTGCCCCTGATCTTGCTGAAGCAACGAATGCATTGAGGCGGCATCATGGGCTGACACCACTGCCCTACGGAAAAATACGAGGCCAGGTTTCTAACGGTGGCAGTGCTTTAGTAACCTTGGCTATTGGTATCGAAAGTGGTTCTACTGAACACGATACGGCGCGGCAGTATTTGTTAGATAATTATGAACAAGCAGTTGCTGTTCACAGTCGGCTATTTGAACCCCTTGACCAATGGCTAGACCGCTGGCATTCAGCATCACGCTTGTGGGGAATCGTAACGAACAAACCAAGACGCTATACCCTTCCGCTGTTAGATGCA includes the following:
- the ubiG gene encoding bifunctional 2-polyprenyl-6-hydroxyphenol methylase/3-demethylubiquinol 3-O-methyltransferase UbiG, with the protein product MQAIPQDSTTHRNHDNVDAAEVAKFEALASRWWDAEGEFKPLHAINPLRLDFIDARAGLAGKKVLDVGCGGGILSESMAHRGASVTGIDLGEAPLSVARLHATESGASVDYRLISVEALAAEQPGHYDIVTCMEMLEHVPDPASVIRACSELVRPGGYVFFSTLNRTPKSYAFAILGAEYVLKLLPRGTHDYAKFIRPSEMAAWARASDLEINEQTGLTYNPLTRHYRLVANDVSVNYMMYCRKASE
- a CDS encoding HAD-IA family hydrolase; this encodes MSTSIPEAILFDLDGTLVDTAPDLAEATNALRRHHGLTPLPYGKIRGQVSNGGSALVTLAIGIESGSTEHDTARQYLLDNYEQAVAVHSRLFEPLDQWLDRWHSASRLWGIVTNKPRRYTLPLLDALALTPGALLCADDLAVRKPAPEPLWEAARRLNVAPQACWYVGDHIRDMEAAKAAGMTAVAVGYGYISEEDDYQQWPADLWFETCKDLVDALTAFH